CGGTGCAACTGGCATGCAGGAAAGCCACCTGCTTGGCTGCGGTCCTGAGTATCATGAAGCCATTGTCGTCGACCGGCATGTCCCAATAATAGGTGTGAGCGAAACCCTGAACCTCAGCGAAGTGACCGAGAAACCAACCGGCCAAGTCGATCAGGTGAGGCCCCTGGTCGATTAGTTCTCCGCCTCCCGACAACACGGGATCCGCACGCCATTCGCGGTCATAGCCGGGGCGCCCGCCATGACCGTAGCGCGCGCGCAAGAACATCAGCTCGCCGATGGCGCCACCGTCCACGATCTCTCGGGCCTTACGGAAGGCGCGATGATATCGATGATTGAACCCCACATGCACCTTCACGCCATGCGCTGCGGCCAACTCCAGCAGCGGGAAGACTTCGTCGGGATTGCGACCTGCGGGCTTCTCCACGAGCACGTGCTTGCCGGCACGGATCGCAGCTGCGGTAATCTCGGCGAGAGCATCATGACGCGTGGCGACGATGACCACTTGGACGCCCGGGGTCGCCAGGGCCTCGGCCCAATCCGCAAATCCCGCCCCGCCATAGCGTCGGGCCACGCTGTCTGCTCGCTCCTTTTCGGGGTCGGCACAAGCGAGAAGGCGACCTCGCGAACCAAGAGTTCCGGCCCGCTTCTGGCCGATGAACCCGCATCCAATAATGGCTACGCCAAATTTAGCAGTCACCGGTCGCCCCAATCCTGGTTCCTGTCGCGGCCCGTGATCCGGCGTAGAGTGTAAAGATCGCTCATGTCCAGAGCATCGAGGTGGTCCGGCCAGGCCTCGTAGCGATCCCAAACCGCACTGATCAAACGCCCGGTTATGCCACGTGCGGCATCGGAGGCCAGGAACACGGCTGCCTCGGCGCCCTTGCTCGGCGGTGTCCCGCCCTTCGCCTGCTGCTCCAGCGAGCGGTCGTAGAACGCCTGACCCACGCGTTCCGGCCCGGCAGCGAGAACCTCTTCGAGCATGCGGGTGTTGAGCGCGCCAGGCGCAATGGCGTTGACCGTGATTCCGTGGTCCTTAACCTCTAGAGCTAACGTCTCGGCGAAGCGCACGATAGCGGCCTTGGAACTGGCATAGGCGCTGATTCCGGGAAGCGGGTTGGTTGCTCCACCGCCGGAGATCTGAATGATTGTCCCTCGTCCCATCTGCTTCATCCCCGGCACAACCGCCGAAGCCATCAGCACAGACCCGTAGACGTTGATGGCGAAAGCTTGGGCCCAAGCGTCCCACGAGACGGTTTCGACGTCCCCCATTGGCCCGTAGACGCCGGCATTGTTCACGAGAACGTCGATGGATCCAAGCGCTTCACTGGCCCAGCGCGCGAAGTCGGCCACATCTTCGGGAACGGAGACATCCAGACGGCGGCCGATGACCGACAGGCCCGCATACCGAGATTTCAGCTTGGCGATCTCGGTCTCCAGGAGATCGAAATCCCGCGCGCCCAAGGCCAGTTCTGCACCCGCCGCAGCATAGTGGTGAGCAATCTCCAGCCCGAGGCCACGATTGGCCCCCGTAATGATCGCGCGCCGTCCCGAGAGTGAATAAATGCTCGCCATCCCTCAGCCCGCGCTCTGCGATCGATACCCGACACGCAGATAGGCAACGTCTGGCGCCCGCTCCAACGCATCTCCGATCATACCATAAGGGTCCACTACGATCTGGCATCGCATGGATTTGACCGCCGCAGGCCAATCCACACTTTGAAACTGCGGCCACTCCGTCGCGACAACCGCCGCATCCGCCCCCTTCAGCACCAGTTCGACCGAAGCTGCCAGTGCCAGCGGAAGATCATGTGGAACAGACGTGACGACCGGATCATGCGCCACCACGTCGGCCCCCGCTTCAAGCAGCGCACGAACCAACTCCACTGCCCACGATCGTCGAAGTGTATCCGTACCGGCCTTGTAGGTTAGACCCAAGACGGCGATACGACGGCCCTCCATTGTCTTAAGGGCATGCCTCAGACTGCGCAAAGCCCACGACTTATGCGCATCGTTGGAAACAGCTACTGACGGCAGCAATTTCAACCCAATCGCCTTCGTCTCGCCGATTCCCGAAAGAAAGGCGATGTCACGGGCGAGCGTCCCGCCCGCAAACGCCGGCCCCGGCGCCACATAGGCCTTGGAGCCTATGCGTGCCTCGGTTCTCAGACCGCGGGTGACTTGGCGTGCGTCCGCCCCCGTCGCCTCGCACACCGCCGCGATTTCATTGGCATACGCCACTGACATCGCCAGGAAGGCGTTGATAGCGTGTTTGGTCACCTCGGCGGATTCAATCGACATGAATTCGATTGGCGCTGAAAGCACGGAGAGCAAAGCTTCGATCCGGCTCCGGTCATCCGCATGCTGAAGACCGACCACGATGCGGTCGGGCTTGAGGAAGACGTCGATCGCCTTTCCCAGCCGAAGGTTCTCGGGCGCACAGCCGAAACCGAGGTCTGCACGGCCGATCGCCTCGGCATGGCGGATAAGGCCGCGGGTGGTTCCCACGGGAACCTGCGACGAAATCAGAACGAGGGTTTTCTGAGCAAGATATGGCAGGATCGCCTTGACCCGATCGACCACCATGTCGACATCCGCGACATCGTTCTCGTCCACCGGCGTGTCGAAGGTCACCCACAAGATTTCCGAGTCGCCGGCTCGAGCGACATCACTCGTGAAGCGAAGCCTGTCACGGCCCAGCCCTTGCGCAATCAACTCTGCCAGACCTGGTTCGAATACGGGCGCCACCGCGCGCATCAAACCATCGATAACGGCCGCATCAGGATCAATCCCGACAACCTGGTGCCCCAGGTCAGCGAGGCAGGCGGCAGTGACGCTGCCGAGGTGCCAGAGGCCCATAACCGCGACTTTCATCAGTTTCGCGCCTCGAACACCCAACCGTTGCCGCGAAGATAATCCACTGTGCGTTCGACGCCTTCACGGATAGTCAGCGTCGGCTTCCAGCCCAAAGCTCGGATTTTCTGACAATCCAGCAGAATGAACGGATTATCACCAATCCAGCCGCGATCCCCCCCCGAATATTGCAAACACGGCGCGAGGCCTAATTTTTGGCAGATCCAATCAATAGAATCACTAACCTGGCAATATTCATCAGTTCCGAGATTGTAGATCGAAAATCGATCTTGCGAATTCTTCATTCCAAATAGCACTGCATCGATGCAGTCTTGGACATAGAGGTAAGATTTCCGCTGCTGACCGTTACCTAGAACGGACAGCTTTGTCGGATCCTGCTGCAGCTTGTGGACGAAATCAAAGACGTGTCCATGGGTATAGCGCTCGCCCAGAATGGACACGAACCGAAACACCACACCTTGCATCTCGTAGCCTTCGCAATAGGCCGCGATCAGCCCTTCACCGGCGAGCTTGGATGCGCCGTAGAGAGATGTCTGCACCGGAAACGGTGCATCCTCCGGTGTCGGTATGACCTTGGCCTCCCCATAGACCGATCCGGTGGAGGAAAAGGCAATCCGCTTTACCTCGTTCGCCCGCATGGCCTCCAGCACATTGAAGGTAGCAATGGTGTTCTGATCGAGATCCCGACGCGGATGCAGCGTTCCAAAGCGGATATCGGCATTGGCAGAGAGATGGAACACAGTGTCCACTGCCTTCATCGCCGCCCCAAGCGCCGGTTGATCCAGCAGGTCTCCCTCCACCATGGAAAAGCGCGGCGAGGCATTCGCATCGACCAGGAACCGCCGCTGGCCGGTGCTGAAATTGTCGTAGCCGACGACCTCATATCCGTCC
Above is a genomic segment from Bosea sp. NBC_00550 containing:
- a CDS encoding NAD-dependent epimerase/dehydratase family protein, producing the protein MQRVLVTGAAGFIGSNLVDRLLADGYEVVGYDNFSTGQRRFLVDANASPRFSMVEGDLLDQPALGAAMKAVDTVFHLSANADIRFGTLHPRRDLDQNTIATFNVLEAMRANEVKRIAFSSTGSVYGEAKVIPTPEDAPFPVQTSLYGASKLAGEGLIAAYCEGYEMQGVVFRFVSILGERYTHGHVFDFVHKLQQDPTKLSVLGNGQQRKSYLYVQDCIDAVLFGMKNSQDRFSIYNLGTDEYCQVSDSIDWICQKLGLAPCLQYSGGDRGWIGDNPFILLDCQKIRALGWKPTLTIREGVERTVDYLRGNGWVFEARN
- a CDS encoding UDP-glucose dehydrogenase family protein, encoding MKVAVMGLWHLGSVTAACLADLGHQVVGIDPDAAVIDGLMRAVAPVFEPGLAELIAQGLGRDRLRFTSDVARAGDSEILWVTFDTPVDENDVADVDMVVDRVKAILPYLAQKTLVLISSQVPVGTTRGLIRHAEAIGRADLGFGCAPENLRLGKAIDVFLKPDRIVVGLQHADDRSRIEALLSVLSAPIEFMSIESAEVTKHAINAFLAMSVAYANEIAAVCEATGADARQVTRGLRTEARIGSKAYVAPGPAFAGGTLARDIAFLSGIGETKAIGLKLLPSVAVSNDAHKSWALRSLRHALKTMEGRRIAVLGLTYKAGTDTLRRSWAVELVRALLEAGADVVAHDPVVTSVPHDLPLALAASVELVLKGADAAVVATEWPQFQSVDWPAAVKSMRCQIVVDPYGMIGDALERAPDVAYLRVGYRSQSAG
- a CDS encoding Gfo/Idh/MocA family protein yields the protein MTAKFGVAIIGCGFIGQKRAGTLGSRGRLLACADPEKERADSVARRYGGAGFADWAEALATPGVQVVIVATRHDALAEITAAAIRAGKHVLVEKPAGRNPDEVFPLLELAAAHGVKVHVGFNHRYHRAFRKAREIVDGGAIGELMFLRARYGHGGRPGYDREWRADPVLSGGGELIDQGPHLIDLAGWFLGHFAEVQGFAHTYYWDMPVDDNGFMILRTAAKQVAFLHASCTEWKNLFSFELYGRQGKLEVTGLGGSYGTERLTHYHMLPEMGPPETTSWEYPMADDSWVAELQEFLDDIELDRAPAAGLDAAIAALVIVQQIYKASGYDHHA
- a CDS encoding SDR family NAD(P)-dependent oxidoreductase, with the translated sequence MASIYSLSGRRAIITGANRGLGLEIAHHYAAAGAELALGARDFDLLETEIAKLKSRYAGLSVIGRRLDVSVPEDVADFARWASEALGSIDVLVNNAGVYGPMGDVETVSWDAWAQAFAINVYGSVLMASAVVPGMKQMGRGTIIQISGGGATNPLPGISAYASSKAAIVRFAETLALEVKDHGITVNAIAPGALNTRMLEEVLAAGPERVGQAFYDRSLEQQAKGGTPPSKGAEAAVFLASDAARGITGRLISAVWDRYEAWPDHLDALDMSDLYTLRRITGRDRNQDWGDR